A region of Myxococcus stipitatus DSM 14675 DNA encodes the following proteins:
- a CDS encoding non-ribosomal peptide synthetase: protein MNIREFLVTLTQKGVGLRADGDKLVVQAGKAVLSPELRAELVARKGEILAFLQKHTGQGSDAPQAPTRPEVLPLATGQERLWFLDRLLPDTAQYNVHLGLRVRGALDVPVLRRSLDEVVRRHEVLRTRFPEVDGTPRQVIAPAESGAELTVIERLGLSEQAREAELIRCSEELSRKPFDLSSGPLLRVTLVAVGPDDFGLFFTQHHIITDGWSLGVLIREFSALYGAHARGQPSPLPPVSMQFAEAALREQSWLRGDAAARERAYWKEKLTGLPQLQLPVDRAVALQTYRGAVLPFHLTEALGADLKELARREGCSLFMVLFSALAALFHRYSGQADFGLGTVVANRGAVPPGLIGFVANTLALRCDLSGDPTFAQWLARARTVVLEGMDHQELPFSEVVQAAGAPRDGGFNPLVRACFTLENIPAPTLDLPGTKWSFLRGAPDGSVEGTAKFDLALIMATAERGLAGMLEYSTELFDARTAERMVGHFQVMLEAIVAHPEARLSKLPLLTQEERNQVLVEWNDTAFPVPSTSIHGLVEAQVERTPEAVALVSGPRRITYEELNRRSNQLAHHLRRLGVGPEVRVGICVERTEDVVIGLLGILKAGGAYVPLDPAYPKERLALILEDARVPVLLTQRRLLTDLPEHSAHVLCLDSDRPVLDAERTERPAGGAGPENLAYLIYTSGSTGRPKGVMIEHRGAVAFLVWATRVFSGAQLAGTLASTSMCFDLSVFEMFAPLCVGGTVIVAKNALELPELPSAREVTLINTVPSAMNALLLAGAVPPSVSTVNLAGEALGAALVERIYQLSHVQGVFNLYGPSETTTYSTWTRVARGEHVLIGRPVGNTQVYVLDANLEPVPPGVPGEVFIAGLGVARGYLDRPELTAERFVRSPFGTEDGARMYRTGDLARWLPDGRLDYLGRMDHQVKLRGFRIELGEIGAVLVKHPGVRDAVVVVREDPGAEKQLVAYVVARGEQPLDPADLRNHLKTRLPEYMVPGIFVRMESLPLTPNGKVDRKALPAPDGARAGTTKAYVAPRTPDEEALATVWREVLRVDKVGIHDSFFDLGGSSLSLYQVLTRVRAACSVELTLRELLQAATLEDLAKMVEAVRSGVRVVRETQADMAADAVLEADIDPRGLPAPRTLPPRTLLLTGATGFLGAFLLEELCRKTDANIWCLVRCSDARDGMRRIRKNLEGYSLWSDALAARIVPLRGDIGKPMLGLSEAEFERLSSEVDVILHNGALVNFLYPYEGLKAANVLGTREILRLATRTRVKPLHYVSTISVLASGRSEAIREDEPLGPPGSVAGGYSQSKWVAESLVREASRRGLPVSIYRPGRITGHSQTGAWGAEDLLCRTLQACVRMGAAPQVDAMIELTPVDYASRAIVGLAAHPESLGQTFHIVNPRTVRATTLWSGMQAFGYPLRILGFDAWLTELAAAQASDAVLMELHSILQQVPPEDRTASGPRMAVCDSQNAVKALESLGTSCPQVNDTLLSTYLASLVRRGFISAP from the coding sequence ATGAACATCCGAGAGTTCCTGGTCACCCTCACCCAGAAGGGCGTGGGCCTCCGCGCGGACGGAGACAAGCTCGTCGTCCAAGCCGGCAAGGCGGTCCTCTCACCCGAGCTTCGCGCCGAGCTCGTGGCGCGCAAGGGGGAGATCCTCGCGTTCCTGCAGAAGCACACAGGGCAGGGCAGCGACGCACCCCAGGCCCCCACGAGGCCCGAGGTCCTCCCATTGGCCACGGGCCAGGAGCGACTCTGGTTCCTCGACCGGCTCCTGCCGGACACGGCGCAGTACAACGTCCACCTCGGCCTCCGGGTTCGCGGCGCACTCGATGTCCCGGTCCTTCGCCGAAGCCTGGACGAAGTCGTCCGTCGGCATGAGGTGCTGCGCACGCGGTTCCCCGAAGTGGACGGAACGCCTCGCCAGGTCATCGCGCCCGCGGAGAGCGGCGCGGAGCTGACCGTCATCGAGCGCCTGGGACTCTCGGAGCAGGCGCGAGAGGCCGAGCTCATCCGCTGCTCGGAAGAGCTGTCCCGGAAGCCCTTCGACCTGTCCAGCGGCCCCCTGCTGCGAGTCACCCTCGTCGCGGTCGGCCCCGACGACTTCGGCCTCTTCTTCACGCAGCACCACATCATCACGGATGGGTGGTCGCTCGGCGTCCTCATCCGGGAGTTCTCCGCGCTGTACGGCGCCCACGCGCGAGGACAACCCTCTCCGCTGCCACCGGTCTCCATGCAGTTCGCGGAGGCCGCGCTGCGAGAGCAGTCCTGGCTGCGAGGCGATGCGGCGGCCCGCGAGCGTGCGTACTGGAAGGAGAAGCTCACGGGCCTGCCGCAGCTCCAGCTTCCCGTGGATCGCGCGGTGGCCCTCCAGACGTACCGAGGCGCCGTGCTTCCGTTCCATCTGACCGAAGCCCTCGGCGCGGACCTGAAGGAGCTCGCCCGCCGAGAGGGATGCAGCCTCTTCATGGTCCTGTTCTCCGCGCTGGCGGCGCTCTTCCATCGCTACTCAGGGCAAGCCGACTTCGGCCTGGGAACGGTGGTCGCGAATCGAGGGGCCGTGCCGCCGGGCCTCATCGGCTTCGTCGCGAACACCCTCGCGCTGCGGTGTGACCTGTCCGGCGACCCGACCTTCGCGCAGTGGCTGGCCCGTGCGCGGACGGTGGTCCTGGAAGGCATGGACCATCAGGAGCTGCCGTTCAGCGAGGTCGTGCAGGCCGCGGGGGCTCCGCGGGATGGCGGCTTCAATCCGCTGGTGCGTGCCTGCTTCACGCTGGAGAACATCCCGGCGCCGACGCTCGATCTGCCAGGGACGAAATGGTCGTTCCTGCGAGGCGCACCCGACGGGAGCGTGGAGGGCACGGCGAAGTTCGACCTCGCGCTCATCATGGCCACGGCGGAGCGCGGGCTCGCCGGAATGCTGGAGTACTCGACGGAGCTGTTCGACGCGCGCACGGCCGAGCGGATGGTGGGGCACTTCCAGGTGATGCTGGAGGCCATCGTGGCGCATCCCGAAGCGCGCCTGTCGAAGCTCCCGCTGTTGACGCAGGAGGAGCGGAACCAGGTCCTCGTCGAGTGGAATGACACCGCCTTCCCCGTTCCCTCAACGAGCATCCACGGACTCGTGGAAGCCCAGGTCGAGCGAACGCCGGAGGCCGTGGCCCTGGTGAGCGGCCCGCGACGCATCACCTACGAAGAGCTGAACCGGCGCTCCAACCAGCTCGCACACCACCTGCGGCGCCTGGGCGTGGGCCCGGAAGTGCGAGTGGGCATCTGCGTCGAGCGCACGGAGGATGTCGTCATCGGACTGTTGGGCATCCTCAAGGCGGGAGGCGCCTACGTCCCGCTCGACCCCGCGTATCCGAAGGAGCGCCTCGCGCTCATCCTCGAGGATGCCCGGGTCCCCGTGCTGCTCACCCAGCGGCGGCTCCTCACGGACCTGCCCGAGCACAGCGCCCACGTCCTCTGCCTGGACTCCGACAGACCGGTGCTCGACGCCGAGCGGACGGAGCGTCCCGCGGGCGGAGCAGGGCCCGAGAACCTCGCGTATCTCATCTACACCTCGGGCTCCACGGGCCGGCCCAAGGGCGTGATGATCGAACACCGCGGCGCCGTGGCCTTCCTCGTCTGGGCGACGCGGGTCTTCTCGGGGGCACAGCTCGCGGGGACGCTGGCCTCGACGTCGATGTGCTTCGACCTGTCCGTCTTCGAGATGTTCGCGCCGCTGTGTGTCGGCGGCACGGTCATCGTCGCGAAGAACGCGCTGGAGCTGCCGGAGCTTCCCTCGGCTCGAGAGGTGACGCTCATCAACACCGTGCCCTCGGCGATGAACGCGCTCCTCCTGGCGGGGGCCGTCCCTCCGTCCGTCAGCACGGTGAACCTGGCGGGTGAGGCCCTGGGCGCCGCGCTCGTCGAGCGCATCTACCAACTGAGCCACGTGCAGGGCGTGTTCAACCTCTACGGCCCCAGCGAGACGACGACGTATTCGACCTGGACGCGCGTGGCGCGTGGAGAGCACGTGCTCATCGGGCGCCCGGTCGGGAACACGCAGGTCTACGTGCTGGACGCGAACCTGGAGCCCGTTCCGCCGGGAGTCCCGGGCGAGGTCTTCATCGCGGGCCTTGGTGTCGCGCGAGGCTACCTGGACCGCCCTGAGCTCACGGCGGAGCGCTTCGTGCGTTCTCCCTTCGGAACCGAAGACGGAGCGCGCATGTACCGGACGGGGGACCTGGCGCGGTGGCTGCCGGACGGGCGGCTCGACTACCTGGGGCGGATGGACCACCAGGTCAAGCTGCGAGGCTTCCGCATCGAGCTCGGCGAGATTGGCGCGGTGCTCGTGAAGCACCCTGGCGTGCGAGACGCCGTGGTCGTCGTGCGAGAAGACCCGGGCGCGGAGAAGCAGCTCGTCGCGTACGTGGTCGCGCGAGGGGAGCAGCCCCTGGACCCCGCGGACCTGCGCAATCACCTGAAGACCCGGCTGCCCGAGTACATGGTCCCCGGCATCTTCGTGCGCATGGAGTCCCTCCCGCTGACGCCCAATGGCAAGGTGGACCGCAAGGCGCTCCCGGCACCCGACGGCGCACGAGCGGGGACGACGAAGGCGTACGTCGCGCCGAGGACGCCCGACGAGGAGGCCCTCGCCACCGTGTGGCGTGAGGTGCTGCGCGTCGACAAGGTGGGCATCCACGACAGCTTCTTCGACCTGGGAGGCAGCTCGCTGTCGCTGTACCAGGTGCTGACCCGTGTGCGCGCCGCCTGCTCCGTCGAGCTGACGCTGCGCGAGCTGCTCCAGGCGGCGACCCTGGAGGACCTCGCGAAGATGGTGGAGGCCGTGCGCTCGGGCGTGCGCGTGGTGCGCGAGACACAGGCGGACATGGCGGCGGACGCCGTGCTCGAGGCGGACATCGACCCGAGAGGGCTCCCCGCGCCGCGCACGCTCCCGCCGCGCACCCTCCTGCTCACGGGCGCCACCGGCTTCCTGGGCGCGTTCCTGCTGGAGGAACTCTGCCGCAAGACGGACGCGAACATCTGGTGCCTCGTGCGCTGCTCGGATGCGCGGGATGGGATGCGCCGGATTCGCAAGAACCTGGAGGGCTACTCACTCTGGAGCGACGCGCTGGCGGCGCGAATCGTCCCGCTGCGAGGGGACATCGGCAAGCCGATGCTGGGCCTCTCCGAGGCGGAGTTCGAGCGCCTGTCCAGCGAGGTCGACGTCATCCTCCACAACGGCGCGCTGGTGAACTTCCTCTATCCCTATGAGGGGCTGAAGGCGGCGAACGTCCTCGGAACGCGGGAGATTCTCCGGCTGGCCACGCGGACCCGCGTCAAGCCGCTGCACTACGTCTCCACCATCTCGGTGCTCGCCTCGGGGCGCTCCGAGGCGATCCGCGAAGATGAGCCGCTCGGGCCACCGGGCTCGGTGGCGGGCGGCTACTCCCAGAGCAAGTGGGTGGCGGAGAGCCTCGTGAGGGAGGCGTCGCGGCGGGGGCTCCCGGTCTCCATCTACCGTCCTGGGCGAATCACCGGCCACAGCCAGACGGGGGCGTGGGGCGCAGAGGACCTTCTCTGCAGGACGCTCCAGGCCTGCGTCCGGATGGGGGCGGCGCCCCAGGTCGACGCGATGATCGAGCTGACGCCCGTGGACTACGCGAGCCGGGCCATCGTGGGCCTCGCGGCGCATCCTGAGTCACTCGGCCAGACGTTCCACATCGTCAATCCCAGGACCGTCCGGGCCACCACGCTCTGGAGCGGCATGCAGGCGTTCGGCTATCCGCTGCGCATCCTGGGCTTCGACGCCTGGCTGACCGAGCTCGCCGCCGCGCAGGCCTCCGACGCGGTGCTCATGGAGCTCCACTCCATCCTCCAGCAGGTTCCCCCGGAGGACAGGACGGCCTCGGGACCCCGGATGGCGGTGTGTGACAGCCAGAACGCGGTGAAGGCGCTCGAGTCGCTCGGGACGTCGTGCCCCCAGGTCAACGACACGTTGCTGTCGACGTACCTCGCCTCTCTCGTCCGACGAGGCTTCATCTCCGCACCCTGA
- a CDS encoding type I polyketide synthase, which yields MSKPDKSTELSALQRAALLVEKLQARLEGVERARTEPIAVIGLGCRFPGGASDEASYWKLLRDGVDAVREVPASRWDAARYYDPERGVPGKMYGTRGGYLDDVEHFDAPFFGISPREAETLDPQQRLVLEVAYEALENAGQAPDRLVGSKTGVFLGVMSNDNMARLMKREDNTRFDGYSATGNGFCFVPGRLSYVLGLQGPSMPVDTACSSSLVSLHLACESLRSGESTMALAGGVNLILSPEITLCLCNMQALAGDGRCKTFDASADGYVRGEGCGILVLKRLSDAQRDGDKVLALIRGSAVNHDGASGGLTVPSGPAQQTVVQRALDNARIDPALVGYIEAHGTGTPLGDPIELRALGAVLGKGRPADRPFFIGSVKTNIGHLEPAAGIAGVIKTILSLRNKELPPHLHFQTPNPHIEWDRIPARVPTARTPWPAIEGRRIAGVSSFGLSGTNAHVVLEEAPEPATVSPEDGRAQLVVLSAKTQPSLALAVEAWRSFLKQDSGDSVADLSHTAALGRAHHDHRIALVAKTRQELAEQLDAFTTGESHPGLSVGRRSAGLPRKVVFVFPGQGSQWQGMGCRLYADDATFREVIDRCHEAMRPFTDWSLRDMVSSPESPARWNDIDVIQPTLFAMQVALAAVWRSLGMEPHAVVGHSMGEVAAAHVAGALSLEDGARIICERSKLLRGVSGKGAMAVVDLSRAQAEAELRGFEDRIAIAVSNSPRSTVISGDPGALKEVVERLERREVFCRWVKVDVASHSPQMDPLRQALLERMSGVKPSTSVIPICSTVTGTVLDGREMDGAYWVRNLREPVVFADSVKRLVDDGNVTFIELSPHPVLIPFVEAMLKEWDTSGRGLVVPSLRREQEEWSVLLSSLGRLYTNVDGVDWRRLHPVKRRPVSLPTYPWQREKYWIDVEAGAATQGRRVGGGGHPLLGASFTTSVQRGARFWESALAPTEPAYLADHRVGGAVILPATAYLEMALSAAHELLGDGECELVGTSFKEALLFPEGQTRTVQTALTDEGEESVAFLLSSQMTGEAGTGWLSHAAGRIRKTRSEPERTPESLEAIRERCGASVAREAYYEALASRGVTYGPRFQGVQQVWRGSGEALGHVRLPEHLVAKAGEYRIHPVLLDACFQVVAAAVDEGAAGGNTGPAVPVLLETLRVHERPGAEVFCHVRSRAGQQEDGAALDFDLVLMDGAGRVLVEANGLRMRRLEGSAAERDAHDLFFGQEWRRAPEPGAPDVEAGGSGKWLLLGEGGELGAAVESLLRARQDEVLRVDAARELEPVLVEAGAGLRGVIHFASSGAERGEDFTPATLEESRALGCGPVLDVLHVLTRARLRQSPRLWLVTRGVHDDVAGNLAASVGQAPLWGLGRTLAQEHPEFRCKRVDVSARLGPGDAAEAFVRELVGSDAEEEVSLRGDGRYVARIVRSAPERPEHEAVVSARGRTFRAGHAEEGRFELRADERCPPGAGELELEVEVLVLHGDGAASSVGCGGRVVARGDGVRGVETGDERIALMCSALGSHVTVPVACTVERPASLPMAKAAAMAATLLPAWYALHHLGRLQRGDRLLVAGAPSETKRAVCELASRAGATVVEAEAGLMDGVDIAVLTSGANSADKGLSVLNEGGRVLDLREPAARARAGGANVAYCAVDVTELARRRPERLAALWREVVASLEEEGAWAPRVTAVPVSLAGTVVRDSLAGVPGDSRAHGDSVVRSSSVTGAQASAAPVVVLNLNDPQARVVVPAKDARRLREDGTYLITGGLGGLGLAVAGWMVEQGARRLVLLGRGTQLKQAQQEAIAAMESAGARITVTGADVAQREQLARVFADIAASGDPLRGVVHAAGVLDDGVLAQQTEERFRRVMAPKVLGAWHLHELTRDVPLDFFVLYSSAASFFGAPGQGNYAAANAFMDTLALQRRARGLPALSINWGAFSEVGLAAAQDNRGARLAQRGAGSLTPAEGNTILGRLLDGAATGMGVMPLDLRRWTELSPQARSSPWWSELIPAGSGAALGARDEALLDALRKATPEEGRARIEQLVREQMARVLRLDSSRIDREAPLQSFGLDSLMGLELRNRLEAALGVPLPASLMWKHPTLAALGEHLTGEVMDRTLAEQLAQASLAEGTGTADDNEVFVL from the coding sequence ATGAGCAAGCCAGACAAGTCGACTGAACTCTCCGCGCTCCAGCGCGCGGCGCTCCTCGTGGAGAAGCTCCAGGCCCGCCTCGAAGGGGTGGAGCGCGCTCGCACCGAGCCGATTGCCGTCATCGGGCTGGGGTGCCGTTTTCCCGGAGGTGCCTCCGACGAGGCGTCGTACTGGAAGCTCCTGCGGGACGGCGTGGACGCCGTGCGCGAGGTGCCTGCCTCGCGCTGGGACGCGGCCCGCTACTACGACCCCGAGCGAGGGGTCCCCGGGAAGATGTACGGCACCCGGGGGGGGTACCTCGACGACGTGGAGCACTTCGACGCGCCCTTCTTCGGCATCTCTCCTCGGGAGGCGGAGACGCTCGACCCTCAGCAGCGGTTGGTGCTGGAGGTCGCGTATGAGGCGCTGGAGAACGCGGGACAGGCTCCGGACCGGCTCGTCGGGAGCAAGACGGGCGTGTTCCTGGGGGTGATGTCCAACGACAACATGGCGCGCCTGATGAAGCGGGAGGACAACACCCGCTTCGATGGCTACTCGGCGACGGGCAACGGCTTCTGCTTCGTGCCCGGTCGACTGTCCTACGTGCTCGGACTCCAGGGACCGAGCATGCCGGTGGACACCGCGTGCTCGTCCTCGCTCGTCTCGCTGCACCTGGCCTGTGAGAGCCTTCGCAGCGGCGAGTCGACGATGGCGCTGGCGGGAGGAGTCAACCTCATCCTGTCTCCGGAGATCACCCTCTGCCTCTGCAACATGCAGGCGCTCGCGGGGGATGGGCGGTGCAAGACCTTCGACGCCTCGGCGGACGGGTACGTGCGAGGCGAGGGCTGCGGCATCCTCGTGCTCAAGCGGCTGTCGGATGCGCAGCGGGATGGGGACAAGGTCCTCGCGCTGATTCGAGGCTCGGCGGTCAACCATGACGGAGCCAGCGGAGGACTGACGGTGCCGAGCGGCCCCGCGCAGCAGACCGTCGTTCAGCGCGCGCTCGACAACGCGCGCATCGACCCGGCGCTGGTGGGGTACATCGAGGCGCACGGCACGGGCACACCGCTGGGGGACCCCATCGAGCTTCGTGCGCTCGGCGCGGTGCTGGGGAAGGGACGTCCGGCGGACCGGCCGTTCTTCATCGGCTCGGTGAAGACGAACATCGGGCACCTGGAGCCGGCGGCGGGAATCGCCGGGGTCATCAAGACCATCCTCTCGCTGAGGAACAAGGAGCTTCCTCCGCACCTGCACTTCCAGACGCCGAATCCCCACATCGAGTGGGACCGCATCCCGGCCCGAGTGCCCACCGCGCGCACGCCCTGGCCCGCCATCGAAGGCCGCCGCATCGCGGGGGTGAGCTCCTTCGGGCTGAGCGGGACGAACGCGCACGTGGTGCTGGAGGAGGCCCCGGAGCCCGCGACGGTGTCCCCGGAGGACGGCCGGGCACAGCTCGTCGTCCTCTCGGCGAAGACGCAGCCGTCGCTGGCGCTCGCGGTGGAGGCGTGGCGCTCGTTCCTGAAGCAGGACTCCGGTGACTCGGTCGCGGACCTGAGCCACACGGCGGCGCTGGGCCGCGCGCACCATGACCACCGGATTGCCTTGGTCGCGAAGACGCGCCAGGAGCTGGCCGAGCAGCTCGACGCCTTCACCACGGGAGAGAGTCATCCCGGGTTGTCCGTGGGGCGGAGGAGCGCGGGCTTGCCTCGGAAGGTGGTGTTCGTGTTTCCGGGGCAGGGTTCGCAGTGGCAGGGCATGGGGTGCAGGCTCTACGCCGACGACGCCACCTTCCGGGAGGTCATCGACCGGTGCCACGAGGCGATGCGGCCGTTCACCGACTGGTCGCTGCGAGACATGGTGTCGTCGCCCGAGTCTCCCGCTCGCTGGAATGACATCGACGTCATCCAGCCGACCCTGTTCGCGATGCAGGTGGCGCTGGCGGCGGTGTGGCGCTCGTTGGGCATGGAGCCGCATGCCGTCGTGGGTCACAGCATGGGTGAAGTGGCCGCGGCGCACGTGGCGGGAGCGCTCTCGCTGGAGGACGGCGCGCGCATCATCTGCGAGCGGAGCAAGCTGCTGCGCGGCGTCAGTGGCAAGGGGGCCATGGCGGTCGTGGACCTCTCGAGGGCCCAGGCGGAAGCGGAGCTCCGAGGCTTCGAGGACCGCATCGCCATCGCGGTCAGCAACAGTCCTCGGTCGACGGTGATCTCCGGAGACCCGGGGGCGCTGAAGGAGGTGGTGGAGCGGCTGGAGCGGCGCGAGGTCTTCTGCCGGTGGGTCAAGGTGGATGTGGCCTCGCACAGTCCGCAGATGGACCCGCTGCGGCAGGCCCTGCTGGAGCGGATGTCGGGCGTGAAGCCGAGCACGAGCGTCATTCCCATCTGCTCCACGGTGACGGGGACGGTGCTGGATGGTCGCGAGATGGACGGCGCGTACTGGGTGCGCAACCTGCGTGAGCCGGTGGTGTTCGCGGACTCGGTGAAGCGCCTGGTGGACGACGGCAATGTGACGTTCATCGAGCTGAGTCCCCACCCGGTGCTCATCCCGTTCGTGGAGGCGATGCTGAAGGAGTGGGACACCTCTGGACGCGGGCTGGTTGTTCCCAGCCTGCGCCGTGAGCAGGAGGAGTGGTCCGTCCTGCTGTCGTCCTTGGGGCGGCTGTATACGAATGTCGATGGGGTGGATTGGCGTCGGCTGCATCCCGTGAAGCGCCGGCCTGTCTCGCTGCCCACGTACCCGTGGCAGCGCGAGAAGTACTGGATTGACGTGGAGGCGGGGGCGGCGACGCAGGGGCGGCGCGTGGGGGGCGGAGGGCATCCGTTGCTCGGGGCCTCGTTCACGACGTCGGTGCAGCGGGGAGCTCGCTTCTGGGAGTCGGCGTTGGCGCCGACGGAGCCGGCGTATCTGGCGGACCACCGGGTGGGCGGAGCGGTCATCCTTCCGGCGACGGCCTATCTGGAGATGGCGCTCTCCGCGGCGCACGAACTGTTGGGTGATGGCGAGTGCGAGCTCGTGGGGACCTCGTTCAAGGAAGCGTTGCTGTTCCCCGAGGGGCAGACGCGCACGGTGCAGACGGCGCTGACCGACGAGGGTGAGGAGAGCGTGGCCTTCCTGCTGTCGAGCCAGATGACGGGCGAGGCGGGGACGGGCTGGCTGTCCCATGCCGCCGGCCGGATTCGGAAGACGCGCAGCGAGCCGGAGCGGACACCCGAGTCGCTCGAGGCCATCCGGGAGCGCTGTGGCGCGAGCGTGGCGCGTGAGGCTTACTACGAAGCGCTGGCGAGTCGTGGTGTCACCTACGGTCCGCGATTCCAGGGCGTGCAGCAGGTCTGGCGTGGGAGCGGTGAGGCGCTGGGCCATGTGCGCCTGCCCGAGCACCTGGTGGCGAAGGCGGGGGAGTACCGCATCCATCCGGTGTTGCTGGATGCGTGCTTCCAGGTGGTGGCCGCGGCTGTCGATGAAGGGGCCGCTGGGGGCAACACGGGCCCCGCGGTGCCGGTGCTGCTGGAGACCCTGCGCGTCCACGAACGCCCGGGCGCCGAGGTCTTCTGTCATGTGCGGTCGAGGGCAGGACAGCAGGAGGATGGGGCGGCGCTCGACTTCGACCTCGTGCTGATGGATGGGGCGGGCCGAGTCCTCGTGGAGGCGAATGGGCTGCGCATGCGGCGATTGGAGGGCTCGGCCGCGGAGCGTGATGCGCACGACTTGTTCTTCGGACAGGAGTGGAGGCGAGCCCCCGAACCCGGTGCTCCGGATGTGGAGGCGGGGGGCTCGGGAAAGTGGCTGCTCCTGGGGGAAGGTGGCGAGCTGGGCGCCGCGGTCGAGTCGCTGCTGCGGGCACGACAGGATGAAGTCCTGCGAGTGGATGCCGCGCGAGAGCTCGAGCCCGTGCTGGTGGAGGCGGGAGCGGGGTTGCGAGGCGTGATTCACTTCGCGAGCTCCGGCGCGGAGCGAGGGGAGGACTTCACACCCGCGACGCTGGAGGAGAGCCGGGCGTTGGGTTGTGGTCCTGTCCTGGACGTGTTGCACGTGCTCACGCGCGCCCGGCTGCGTCAGTCGCCTCGGTTGTGGCTGGTGACGAGGGGTGTCCATGACGATGTGGCCGGGAATCTGGCTGCGAGTGTGGGGCAGGCCCCGCTGTGGGGGCTGGGGCGCACGCTGGCGCAGGAGCATCCCGAGTTCCGGTGCAAGCGCGTGGATGTGTCAGCGCGGCTGGGGCCTGGGGATGCGGCGGAGGCGTTCGTCCGGGAGTTGGTCGGCTCGGATGCCGAGGAGGAAGTGTCCCTGCGGGGGGACGGGCGCTACGTCGCGCGCATCGTCCGAAGTGCACCCGAGAGGCCCGAGCACGAGGCCGTGGTGTCCGCGCGAGGACGCACCTTCCGCGCGGGACACGCTGAAGAGGGGCGCTTCGAGCTGAGGGCGGATGAGCGGTGCCCGCCTGGGGCGGGAGAGCTCGAGCTCGAAGTCGAGGTGCTGGTGCTTCATGGGGACGGCGCTGCGTCCTCCGTGGGCTGTGGCGGGCGGGTGGTGGCGCGGGGTGACGGAGTGAGGGGCGTCGAGACAGGGGACGAGCGGATCGCCCTCATGTGTTCGGCCCTGGGCTCCCACGTCACGGTCCCTGTTGCCTGCACGGTTGAGAGACCGGCATCGCTGCCCATGGCGAAGGCCGCGGCCATGGCGGCGACGCTCCTCCCCGCCTGGTATGCGCTCCACCACCTGGGGAGGCTCCAGCGCGGTGATCGGCTCCTCGTCGCCGGGGCCCCGAGCGAGACGAAGAGGGCGGTGTGCGAGCTCGCCAGCCGAGCGGGTGCAACCGTTGTCGAGGCCGAAGCCGGGCTGATGGACGGGGTTGATATCGCCGTCCTCACGTCTGGCGCGAACAGCGCGGACAAGGGCTTGTCGGTCCTGAATGAAGGCGGTCGCGTGCTCGACCTGCGCGAGCCCGCGGCACGAGCTCGTGCAGGTGGCGCGAACGTCGCTTACTGCGCCGTCGACGTGACGGAGCTCGCGCGTCGTCGGCCTGAACGACTGGCGGCTCTCTGGCGCGAGGTGGTTGCATCTCTCGAAGAAGAGGGGGCATGGGCTCCGCGTGTGACGGCCGTACCCGTCTCCCTGGCGGGGACTGTTGTTCGTGACTCACTGGCTGGTGTGCCCGGGGATTCACGGGCACATGGCGATTCCGTCGTGCGGAGCTCCTCGGTCACGGGAGCGCAAGCCTCGGCGGCGCCGGTTGTCGTCCTCAACTTGAACGACCCGCAGGCCCGTGTCGTCGTGCCCGCGAAGGACGCACGACGGCTTCGTGAGGATGGCACCTACCTCATCACTGGTGGCCTCGGTGGACTCGGGCTCGCGGTGGCGGGGTGGATGGTGGAGCAGGGGGCTCGGCGGCTGGTGCTCCTGGGGCGTGGAACGCAGTTGAAGCAGGCACAGCAGGAGGCCATCGCCGCGATGGAGTCCGCTGGTGCACGCATCACCGTCACCGGTGCCGATGTGGCGCAGAGGGAACAGCTCGCGCGGGTGTTCGCGGACATCGCCGCGAGTGGCGACCCACTGCGCGGCGTCGTCCATGCCGCCGGTGTCCTGGACGACGGTGTCCTCGCGCAGCAGACGGAGGAGCGCTTCCGTCGCGTCATGGCTCCCAAGGTCCTCGGTGCGTGGCACTTGCACGAGCTGACGCGAGACGTGCCTCTCGACTTCTTCGTCTTGTACTCCTCGGCGGCGTCGTTCTTCGGCGCACCGGGCCAGGGCAACTACGCGGCGGCCAATGCCTTCATGGACACGCTGGCCCTCCAGCGTCGTGCACGTGGCTTGCCCGCCCTGAGCATCAACTGGGGCGCCTTCTCGGAAGTCGGCCTGGCCGCCGCGCAGGACAACCGAGGCGCACGCCTCGCGCAGCGCGGCGCGGGCAGTCTCACTCCAGCGGAGGGCAACACGATTCTCGGACGGCTGCTGGATGGCGCCGCGACGGGGATGGGGGTCATGCCGCTCGACCTCCGTCGGTGGACGGAGCTTTCACCCCAGGCCCGCTCCTCTCCGTGGTGGTCGGAGCTGATTCCCGCGGGCTCGGGCGCGGCACTCGGGGCCAGGGACGAGGCCCTGCTGGATGCCCTGCGCAAGGCGACGCCCGAAGAGGGGCGTGCCCGTATCGAGCAGCTCGTTCGTGAGCAGATGGCGCGAGTCCTCCGGTTGGATTCCTCGCGCATCGACCGGGAAGCCCCGTTGCAGAGCTTCGGTCTGGACTCACTGATGGGCCTGGAGCTGCGCAACCGCTTGGAGGCGGCGCTGGGCGTACCGCTGCCGGCCTCCCTGATGTGGAAGCACCCGACGCTCGCCGCGCTCGGGGAACACCTGACTGGCGAAGTGATGGACCGCACCCTCGCGGAGCAGCTCGCACAAGCGAGCCTCGCCGAGGGCACCGGCACCGCCGACGACAACGAGGTCTTCGTCCTATGA